A window of the Mucilaginibacter sp. cycad4 genome harbors these coding sequences:
- a CDS encoding SusC/RagA family TonB-linked outer membrane protein, with translation MTQVFAQNRTVTGTVTAKDDGLPIPGVTVKIKGTVSGTQTNAAGKFVLSTPTNSVLIFSFVGYATLERTVTGDIVNVSLEASNRQLNEVVVTALGIQRKADNLSYAQQGVKGEQLTSTRQTDINQALAGKIAGVQVRSQSNAKLGSQALIRLRGAATINEHQPLFVVDGTPVDDINFINMDDVEDVQVLKGPSATALYGQRADAGVLMITSRKAKKQPGVGINFTSTVAFNSVSTLPKYQNEYSGGTAGAGWQTFNWADGDPVEWKALDGKKYHTYFDDASWGPKMDGSEYIPWYAWIPGTQYSFKTAKLTPQPNNVRDFYNTGRQLLNNINFGKAGDGYNARVSYTNQDEHGEIPGSWLKRNFIQSNLSYDLSKHFTVSADINYVNQRTRGEFSDAYGNNASGSFNSWFHRDLDINILKQLQNLRTPTGKLPSWNLDDSNGINANSIYSGTLYWTNPYAYFNQAYAINTQDRIYGNIALTYKLNDHFKVSGTVRKNQRNTHYESFLPTIFEISTSDLSSPLAINEFSTATTKSGRPVRATYDTYEIRSVENNYEVLASYNQKFGDFNIDANIGGNDRYNSYSYIENGTKGGLIVPDVFAISNSKVQPGYYAQQRTYKEVRSVYGRASVNWNDILVADFSLRNDWSSALPKSANSYLYPSVGLSALLTKYVTNAIPAVSFLKVRGNWAKVGSDLDPYNLSLYYTPGAQWNGAPTISTPDKLIDGSIKPSLSTSAEGGLDIRFLNDRLGFSGTYYSETKKNEIVTVDVSSVGGFTQKLINAGKIQRKGVELTVDGYPVKTNSFSWNISTNFARNKSKVLELAPGIQTYYLGGADYSSATGTTAYAPGVWAIVGGEYGQIRGRGIQRINGQPVIDPATGLYAFQDNMNFGSVLPQFTGGMVNTFKYKNFSLNFTVDFSKGGKYFSLSDLWGGFSGLYQYTAGNNDKGRPLRDPVADGGGVHVKGVDKNGAPVDMYVDAIDYYDGNGANKINEMHIFDLSYVKLREANIGYTFNLKGTAANKFIQNLTISAFGRNLWLIYTKNRNFDPSEFVNAYGESGQLPPSRTLGLTLKAGF, from the coding sequence ATGACGCAAGTATTCGCGCAAAACCGTACAGTTACTGGTACGGTTACGGCCAAAGATGACGGCCTACCCATTCCGGGAGTAACAGTAAAAATTAAAGGGACAGTAAGCGGCACTCAAACAAACGCAGCTGGTAAGTTCGTACTCAGCACGCCAACTAATTCAGTTCTCATTTTTAGCTTTGTTGGGTATGCTACGCTTGAAAGAACGGTAACTGGCGACATTGTAAATGTGTCACTTGAAGCCTCTAACCGTCAATTAAATGAGGTGGTCGTAACAGCTCTTGGTATCCAAAGAAAAGCTGATAATCTTTCTTACGCCCAACAGGGGGTAAAAGGAGAGCAGTTGACCTCTACCCGCCAAACAGACATTAATCAGGCATTGGCTGGTAAAATTGCGGGTGTGCAGGTTCGTAGCCAATCTAATGCAAAGTTAGGTTCGCAAGCACTGATTCGTTTACGCGGTGCCGCTACAATTAATGAGCATCAACCTTTATTTGTGGTAGACGGCACCCCTGTTGACGATATTAACTTCATTAATATGGATGATGTTGAAGATGTTCAGGTGTTGAAAGGTCCTTCTGCTACTGCACTTTATGGTCAACGTGCTGACGCGGGTGTATTAATGATTACTTCGAGAAAGGCAAAGAAACAGCCTGGTGTTGGTATTAATTTCACCTCGACAGTAGCATTCAATAGTGTAAGTACTTTACCAAAGTATCAAAATGAATATTCGGGTGGAACTGCGGGTGCTGGCTGGCAAACTTTTAACTGGGCAGACGGCGATCCGGTTGAGTGGAAAGCCTTGGATGGAAAGAAATACCATACCTATTTTGATGATGCTTCATGGGGGCCAAAAATGGATGGAAGCGAATATATTCCCTGGTATGCGTGGATACCTGGTACTCAATATTCATTCAAGACGGCTAAATTAACTCCTCAACCAAATAACGTAAGAGATTTTTATAATACAGGTCGCCAACTGCTAAATAATATTAACTTCGGTAAGGCTGGTGATGGTTATAACGCGCGGGTTTCTTATACTAATCAAGATGAACATGGAGAAATACCGGGGTCTTGGTTGAAAAGAAATTTCATTCAAAGTAACCTGTCATATGATTTATCTAAACATTTCACAGTTAGTGCAGACATTAATTATGTCAATCAAAGAACCCGTGGTGAATTTAGCGATGCATATGGTAATAATGCGTCAGGTTCGTTCAATTCATGGTTTCATCGTGATTTGGATATAAATATCCTTAAACAACTCCAAAATTTGAGGACGCCTACAGGTAAACTTCCTTCATGGAACCTTGATGATTCAAACGGGATAAATGCAAATTCTATTTACAGCGGCACTTTGTACTGGACTAACCCATATGCCTATTTCAACCAGGCTTATGCGATCAATACTCAAGACCGTATTTATGGTAACATCGCTTTAACTTATAAATTGAATGATCATTTTAAAGTTAGCGGTACTGTAAGGAAAAATCAAAGGAATACCCATTACGAATCTTTCCTGCCTACTATTTTCGAGATTAGTACGTCTGACTTATCTTCACCATTAGCTATAAATGAGTTCTCAACCGCAACCACCAAAAGCGGCCGTCCGGTGAGAGCTACTTATGATACTTATGAAATAAGAAGTGTTGAAAATAACTACGAAGTTCTGGCATCATATAATCAAAAATTTGGCGACTTTAACATTGATGCAAACATCGGTGGCAATGATCGGTACAATAGCTATAGCTACATCGAAAACGGTACAAAGGGCGGTTTAATAGTGCCTGATGTATTTGCTATTTCAAATAGTAAAGTACAGCCCGGCTATTATGCTCAACAACGTACTTATAAAGAGGTAAGGTCTGTTTATGGTCGTGCTAGTGTTAACTGGAACGATATTCTTGTTGCCGATTTTAGCTTACGTAATGATTGGAGTTCGGCTCTGCCTAAAAGTGCTAACTCCTATTTATACCCATCGGTTGGTTTGTCGGCGTTGTTAACTAAATATGTTACAAACGCCATTCCGGCAGTAAGCTTTTTAAAGGTTCGTGGAAACTGGGCAAAAGTAGGTTCGGATCTTGATCCTTACAACCTTAGTTTGTATTATACACCCGGTGCACAATGGAACGGAGCACCAACAATCTCTACACCAGATAAACTTATTGACGGTAGCATAAAACCATCGTTATCAACCTCGGCTGAGGGTGGTTTAGATATCAGGTTCCTGAATGACCGTTTAGGGTTTAGTGGTACCTATTACAGTGAAACAAAGAAAAACGAGATCGTTACAGTTGACGTAAGCTCGGTAGGTGGTTTCACTCAGAAATTGATTAATGCCGGCAAGATTCAGCGCAAAGGTGTTGAACTTACAGTTGATGGTTATCCAGTTAAAACAAATAGTTTTTCGTGGAACATCAGTACAAACTTTGCGAGAAACAAATCCAAAGTATTGGAACTTGCACCTGGTATCCAAACCTATTACCTAGGCGGTGCTGATTATTCAAGTGCTACAGGTACCACAGCATATGCCCCGGGTGTATGGGCTATCGTAGGAGGTGAGTATGGTCAAATTCGCGGACGTGGTATTCAAAGGATAAACGGTCAGCCGGTTATTGATCCGGCCACTGGCTTGTATGCTTTTCAGGATAACATGAACTTTGGTTCGGTATTACCGCAATTTACCGGTGGTATGGTTAACACCTTTAAATATAAAAATTTCTCACTGAACTTTACTGTGGACTTTTCTAAAGGTGGTAAATATTTCTCGCTTTCTGATCTTTGGGGTGGGTTTTCAGGCTTGTATCAATATACTGCAGGAAACAATGATAAAGGAAGGCCTCTTCGTGACCCTGTTGCCGATGGTGGAGGTGTACATGTTAAAGGCGTTGATAAAAATGGAGCACCTGTTGATATGTATGTCGATGCTATTGATTACTATGATGGTAATGGTGCAAATAAGATCAATGAAATGCACATTTTTGATCTAAGCTACGTAAAACTCCGTGAAGCTAACATTGGTTACACTTTCAATCTTAAAGGTACGGCAGCTAATAAATTTATCCAGAATCTTACTATAAGTGCGTTTGGTCGTAACCTGTGGTTAATTTATACCAAAAACAGGAATTTTGACCCTTCTGAATTTGTGAACGCTTATGGAGAAAGTGGTCAATTGCCTCCATCAAGGACATTAGGTTTAACACTGAAGGCTGGCTTCTAA
- a CDS encoding SusD/RagB family nutrient-binding outer membrane lipoprotein, with protein MKKKFQYYTVLSMLALGLGACTKLSERNVNPDAAGTPVASALLTSVESQLAVGLTSDATLASTQYFAQYFSQVQYPDNQLYAQSNVSWSGFYAGRLYDLQNIINTASAKPDPAAQAGNTVNQIQIARILKVYWYSLATDRYGDIPYSQALKQNTTAPYDKQQAIYADFFKELKEAIASFQSTGNPITGDIVYNGNLSQWKKFANSLRLMLAMRLSKVDPATGKAQFTAALTDAAGYITSNTDNFGVKYPGGTFINPFYGLTGASILAISGTVTGKLNAYADPRVFAYGQVNASGNVKGVPYGLNRAHNQTFLVANPDYSTIFATAWKTADAPVYLITASYIDLLRAEAAITYSTGENAFDLTKKGISDSWAQWKVTGNVDTYLTTIGVTAIATPVAKIQEQTWITLYGVGQQGWSEWRRTGIPNLTPAPDAVNPGGKIPRRFGYPTTEPNLNGDNYKAAVAAFPYGGSDVVDTRVWWDKP; from the coding sequence ATGAAAAAGAAATTTCAATATTATACCGTCCTTAGTATGTTAGCTCTGGGTTTAGGGGCATGTACTAAGTTGTCCGAACGTAACGTAAACCCAGATGCAGCTGGAACACCTGTAGCCTCGGCCTTATTAACAAGTGTTGAATCTCAACTCGCCGTAGGTTTAACGTCAGATGCGACGCTTGCCAGTACGCAGTATTTCGCGCAATATTTCAGTCAGGTTCAATATCCTGATAATCAGCTGTATGCGCAAAGTAATGTTTCATGGAGTGGTTTCTATGCTGGTCGTTTATATGACTTGCAAAATATCATTAACACTGCGTCGGCTAAGCCTGATCCTGCAGCACAGGCTGGGAATACTGTTAATCAAATACAAATTGCCAGGATATTAAAAGTTTATTGGTATTCATTGGCTACTGATCGTTATGGTGATATTCCATATAGTCAGGCACTAAAGCAAAATACCACTGCACCTTATGATAAACAACAGGCTATTTATGCAGACTTCTTTAAAGAGCTGAAGGAAGCAATTGCATCTTTCCAGTCTACCGGTAATCCCATTACTGGCGATATAGTTTACAATGGGAACTTAAGCCAGTGGAAAAAATTTGCTAATTCATTACGTTTAATGTTAGCAATGCGCCTTTCAAAAGTTGATCCGGCTACGGGTAAAGCTCAGTTTACCGCAGCATTGACTGACGCTGCAGGGTATATTACCAGTAATACTGATAATTTTGGTGTAAAATATCCAGGAGGTACGTTCATTAACCCTTTTTATGGGTTAACAGGTGCGTCTATTCTTGCGATAAGTGGTACTGTTACCGGTAAATTAAATGCCTATGCTGATCCACGCGTATTTGCTTATGGACAAGTAAATGCAAGCGGCAATGTTAAAGGGGTTCCGTACGGTTTAAACCGAGCTCATAATCAAACATTTCTTGTGGCCAATCCTGATTACAGTACTATTTTTGCAACAGCTTGGAAAACAGCCGATGCGCCTGTTTACCTCATTACTGCATCATACATCGACTTGTTACGTGCTGAAGCTGCCATTACTTATTCAACGGGTGAAAATGCCTTTGACCTTACAAAAAAAGGAATAAGCGATTCATGGGCACAATGGAAGGTTACAGGTAATGTTGATACCTATTTAACAACTATTGGTGTGACTGCGATAGCTACACCGGTTGCTAAAATTCAGGAGCAAACCTGGATTACTCTTTATGGTGTTGGTCAGCAAGGCTGGTCTGAGTGGAGAAGAACTGGCATTCCGAATCTTACTCCGGCGCCAGATGCTGTAAATCCAGGGGGCAAAATACCTCGTAGATTTGGTTACCCAACTACAGAGCCTAATTTAAATGGAGATAATTATAAAGCGGCTGTTGCTGCTTTCCCATATGGAGGCTCCGATGTTGTAGATACTCGCGTATGGTGGGACAAACCATGA
- a CDS encoding DoxX family protein, producing the protein MALLGNLGNYKNFGLLIIRIGLGIMFIYHGYPKLMGGVKSWEHLGGSMKYVGIHFWPIVWGLLAAVAECFGGFLLIIGLVFRPVCILLFINLVVAALMHLRTGGGLSDAAHAIEDAIVFAGLIFIGPGKYSVDKK; encoded by the coding sequence ATGGCACTATTAGGCAATTTAGGCAACTACAAAAACTTCGGACTGCTGATCATCCGTATCGGGCTTGGCATCATGTTTATTTATCATGGCTATCCTAAATTAATGGGCGGCGTAAAAAGCTGGGAACACCTTGGCGGATCGATGAAATACGTAGGCATTCATTTTTGGCCGATAGTTTGGGGATTGCTGGCCGCTGTAGCCGAATGTTTTGGAGGCTTCCTCCTTATCATCGGCCTTGTGTTCAGGCCGGTTTGTATCTTATTATTTATTAACCTCGTGGTTGCTGCTTTGATGCACCTGCGTACAGGCGGCGGGCTTAGCGATGCCGCTCATGCTATTGAGGATGCCATTGTGTTTGCCGGTTTAATATTTATAGGGCCGGGGAAATATAGTGTTGATAAAAAATAA
- a CDS encoding amidohydrolase, whose protein sequence is MKASLILSLCIFSLQALAQKNALRQQVNAKADALQEQVITWRRDFHEHPELGNHEVRTSAIIAKHLQSLGIEVTTGIATTGVVGVLKGGHPGPVVALRADMDGLPVIERTPVPFASKVKTTYNGQEVGVMHACGHDSHMAILMAVARVLSSMKADLHGTVKFIFQPAEEGVEPGQKGGAEEMVKEGVLENPKVDVVFGLHINSQTEVGKITYRPGGTMAGVNDMQIIVKGRSAHGAYPWSSVDPIVTSAQIINNLQTIVSRNINVTENPAVVTIGAIKGGNRSNIIPESVEMLGTLRSFTPADEKLLITRVTEIATKIAEAQGATATVKIPYSNHYPVTYNDPELTQKMLPSLQQTAGAANVLLRPPVTGAEDFSFYQEKVPGLFIFLGGMPKGGDPLKAPSHHTPDFYIDESGFSLGVKALCNLAIDYMGNKR, encoded by the coding sequence ATGAAAGCAAGCCTTATTTTATCCTTATGTATTTTTTCATTGCAGGCATTGGCGCAAAAAAACGCGTTGCGCCAGCAAGTAAATGCTAAAGCCGATGCCTTGCAGGAGCAGGTGATAACCTGGCGCCGGGATTTTCATGAACATCCGGAACTGGGCAATCATGAGGTGCGTACATCGGCCATCATTGCTAAACATTTACAGTCATTAGGTATTGAGGTAACAACCGGCATAGCCACTACCGGCGTGGTTGGGGTCTTAAAAGGCGGGCATCCGGGCCCCGTTGTCGCTTTGAGGGCGGATATGGATGGCCTGCCGGTTATTGAGCGTACACCTGTGCCATTTGCATCCAAAGTAAAAACTACTTACAACGGACAGGAAGTTGGTGTAATGCATGCCTGCGGGCATGATTCGCACATGGCCATACTGATGGCTGTTGCCCGGGTACTCTCGTCAATGAAGGCAGATTTGCACGGAACCGTAAAATTCATTTTTCAACCCGCGGAGGAAGGTGTTGAACCCGGACAGAAAGGCGGAGCTGAGGAGATGGTAAAGGAAGGCGTTTTAGAGAACCCAAAAGTTGACGTAGTTTTTGGGCTGCATATTAATTCGCAAACAGAGGTTGGCAAAATAACCTATCGTCCGGGTGGTACCATGGCCGGGGTTAATGATATGCAGATCATCGTAAAAGGGCGGTCGGCCCACGGGGCTTATCCATGGTCGAGCGTGGACCCGATCGTAACATCGGCCCAGATCATCAATAACCTGCAAACCATTGTAAGCCGTAATATCAATGTAACCGAAAACCCTGCGGTAGTTACTATTGGCGCTATAAAGGGAGGCAACCGTTCAAACATTATCCCCGAATCGGTTGAAATGCTGGGCACGCTCCGCTCCTTTACTCCTGCCGACGAAAAATTACTGATTACACGGGTAACAGAAATAGCCACTAAAATTGCAGAAGCGCAAGGAGCTACAGCTACGGTAAAGATCCCCTACAGTAACCACTATCCTGTAACTTATAACGATCCTGAGCTTACCCAAAAAATGCTGCCCAGCCTGCAGCAAACCGCCGGTGCCGCTAATGTGCTGTTGCGTCCGCCAGTAACCGGTGCCGAAGATTTTAGTTTTTACCAGGAAAAGGTACCGGGTTTGTTCATATTTTTGGGCGGTATGCCAAAGGGGGGCGATCCGCTGAAAGCACCGTCGCACCATACGCCCGATTTTTATATTGACGAAAGCGGCTTTAGTTTAGGTGTAAAAGCCTTATGCAACCTGGCCATTGATTACATGGGCAACAAAAGATAA
- a CDS encoding nuclear transport factor 2 family protein: MKKHLLPLLCLCMLMSSLPGMTASAKMMLPADTVAKLKPEVRQVVETVIKASGTFNIEAVSDLYAPNAVVADEQPPFSWNGQLAGVQWINSVQKAVKDFKISGFKVDLQRIKTFQQTDEIVYLIAPVEYTGLVNGEHFEEQGAFSFVLRIVSGKWLIKSQAWVPRNGM; encoded by the coding sequence ATGAAAAAGCATTTACTACCCCTTTTATGCCTGTGCATGTTGATGAGCAGTTTGCCTGGCATGACAGCTTCGGCAAAAATGATGCTGCCTGCCGATACGGTAGCTAAATTAAAGCCCGAGGTGCGCCAGGTTGTGGAAACTGTAATAAAAGCTTCCGGCACTTTCAATATCGAAGCAGTATCTGATCTTTACGCCCCTAATGCCGTAGTGGCCGATGAACAGCCCCCCTTTTCGTGGAATGGTCAACTGGCGGGTGTACAATGGATAAATTCGGTACAAAAAGCGGTTAAGGATTTTAAGATCAGTGGTTTTAAAGTTGATTTGCAGCGTATCAAAACTTTTCAGCAAACCGATGAAATAGTTTACCTCATAGCTCCTGTTGAATATACCGGCCTTGTAAATGGCGAACATTTTGAAGAGCAGGGGGCTTTTTCATTTGTATTAAGGATAGTGAGCGGTAAATGGCTCATTAAAAGCCAGGCCTGGGTACCGCGCAACGGCATGTAA
- a CDS encoding DUF1835 domain-containing protein, whose protein sequence is MNSILHILNGDAALDGFDQTGLDGDVMVWREVFSEGPLQENILSGSFWSARRDWIGTTFNAPANEYQHKVIDELGKLNSRYNEINLWFEFDLHCQVNLLGVLEMLSLKTDMSAPAIYLICLADCVQFDNKKGLGELTGEQFEELYDARERLNEWELGLAADAWRLYVNNDLAGLEKWLNENTFWGGVPLLKPALKAHLKRMQTNADGLSYIEQKLLDIYNSGAKTKTAIYITFWKTETIFGMGDSEIDIYLDKLKEKGLITI, encoded by the coding sequence ATGAACTCTATCTTACACATATTAAATGGCGATGCCGCGTTAGATGGTTTTGATCAAACCGGGCTCGACGGCGATGTTATGGTTTGGCGCGAGGTGTTTTCTGAAGGCCCCTTACAGGAAAATATTCTTTCGGGGAGTTTCTGGAGTGCGCGCCGCGATTGGATCGGGACAACATTCAATGCCCCGGCAAATGAATATCAGCATAAAGTGATAGATGAGCTTGGCAAGCTAAACAGCCGGTATAACGAGATTAACCTTTGGTTTGAGTTCGATTTGCATTGCCAGGTAAACCTGCTGGGCGTGTTGGAAATGTTATCGCTAAAAACAGATATGTCGGCCCCGGCCATTTACCTCATTTGCCTGGCCGATTGTGTTCAGTTTGATAATAAGAAAGGCCTGGGCGAATTAACCGGCGAACAATTTGAAGAATTGTACGATGCCCGCGAACGCTTGAACGAATGGGAGCTCGGCCTGGCCGCCGATGCCTGGAGGTTATACGTTAATAATGACCTCGCCGGGTTAGAAAAATGGCTCAATGAAAATACCTTTTGGGGCGGCGTTCCGCTACTTAAGCCTGCACTAAAAGCGCACCTGAAACGGATGCAAACCAATGCCGATGGATTAAGTTATATCGAACAAAAGCTACTGGATATTTATAATAGCGGCGCTAAAACCAAAACGGCCATTTACATAACCTTTTGGAAAACTGAAACTATTTTTGGTATGGGCGATTCGGAGATTGATATCTACCTGGATAAACTGAAGGAAAAAGGGTTGATTACCATTTAA
- a CDS encoding family 10 glycosylhydrolase, whose amino-acid sequence MHIYQRFILLIIILFTSLTVNAQPADLVPAPVDVKMQPKREFRGVWIATVVNIDWPTNSKSPSEKQKQELIDILNSHQETGINAVMLQVRPAADAFYAKSREPWSKYLTGKQGQAPSPNYDPLEFAITEAHKRGMELHAWFNPYRATFDGNFAALSPQHITKIKPEWFFTYGGIKTFNPGLPEVRDYIVQVILDVVDNYDIDGVHMDDYFYPYPIAGQKINDEETFKKYGEGYDNIKDWRRHNVDLLIHMIADSVHAHDPNMKFGVSPFGIWANKAQNEEGSETNGGSSYYENYADTRKWVKEGWIDYINPQLYWQIGNRAADFQKLLDWWSDNTYGRHLYVGQAAYRINERKVQAFRNPAQLPQQIELIRDNPRVQGSVYFSSNSLTSNPLGFTDSLRDNYYQYPALPPVMLWRDSIPPNAPQQVTAKAVGKGVAIRWLTPTLAKDEEPVYGYVIYRFNDGEKIDIDNPKNILKIKYDPTPGYDDNTVIKGKTYFYVVTALDRMKNESERSPTIAVTVP is encoded by the coding sequence ATGCATATATACCAACGGTTCATACTTCTGATTATAATCCTGTTTACAAGTTTAACAGTTAATGCGCAGCCGGCCGATCTTGTACCGGCACCGGTTGATGTAAAAATGCAGCCCAAACGCGAATTCAGGGGAGTATGGATAGCTACCGTGGTTAACATCGACTGGCCAACCAACTCCAAATCCCCGTCAGAAAAGCAGAAACAAGAGCTTATAGATATCTTAAATTCGCACCAGGAAACCGGGATCAATGCGGTTATGCTGCAGGTACGGCCCGCTGCCGATGCGTTTTATGCCAAAAGCCGTGAGCCGTGGTCAAAATATTTAACCGGTAAACAGGGCCAGGCCCCCAGCCCCAACTATGATCCGCTTGAGTTTGCCATCACCGAAGCACATAAGCGCGGCATGGAGCTGCACGCCTGGTTTAACCCTTACCGCGCCACGTTTGATGGCAACTTTGCAGCGCTTAGTCCGCAGCATATCACCAAAATAAAGCCCGAGTGGTTTTTTACCTATGGCGGGATAAAAACATTTAATCCCGGTTTGCCCGAAGTGCGCGACTATATTGTACAGGTAATACTGGATGTTGTGGATAATTACGACATAGACGGCGTACACATGGACGATTATTTTTATCCATATCCCATTGCCGGACAAAAGATCAACGACGAGGAAACATTTAAAAAGTACGGCGAGGGTTACGATAATATTAAAGACTGGCGCCGCCACAACGTCGATTTGCTGATACATATGATTGCCGATAGCGTACATGCACATGATCCTAACATGAAATTTGGTGTAAGCCCTTTTGGCATCTGGGCTAATAAAGCCCAAAATGAAGAAGGTTCCGAAACCAATGGCGGCTCGTCATATTATGAAAACTATGCCGATACCCGCAAATGGGTAAAAGAGGGCTGGATAGATTATATTAACCCGCAGCTTTACTGGCAGATAGGCAACCGTGCCGCTGATTTTCAAAAGCTGCTTGACTGGTGGAGTGACAACACCTATGGCAGGCACTTATATGTAGGCCAGGCAGCTTACCGCATCAACGAGCGGAAAGTTCAGGCGTTCAGGAACCCGGCCCAGCTACCTCAGCAAATAGAACTTATTCGTGATAACCCAAGGGTACAGGGCAGTGTTTACTTTAGCTCCAATTCGCTCACCAGCAACCCCCTTGGCTTTACCGACTCACTACGTGACAATTATTACCAATACCCGGCCTTACCTCCGGTAATGCTGTGGCGCGACTCAATACCTCCTAACGCCCCACAACAAGTTACGGCTAAAGCCGTAGGTAAAGGTGTAGCAATAAGGTGGCTTACCCCAACTTTAGCTAAAGATGAGGAGCCGGTTTACGGCTATGTGATCTACCGCTTTAATGATGGTGAAAAGATAGACATCGACAATCCTAAAAACATTCTCAAAATCAAATATGATCCCACGCCTGGATATGATGACAATACCGTTATCAAGGGCAAAACCTATTTTTACGTAGTCACGGCATTGGACAGGATGAAGAATGAGAGTGAACGATCACCTACGATAGCTGTCACGGTGCCGTAA
- a CDS encoding heavy metal-associated domain-containing protein produces the protein MKTLKIFIIIFALSVTAAQAQFTKAELQVSGLTCALCAKSTEKALRTLPFIGEIKTDLIRNTYLITFKNDVPVNFEQISKKVQGSGFSVNSLKATYNFANTKVAENTFNYGGDTYRLLNAADKSFTGDVSFTVVDNGFAPKSVSKKYLGQVTDTAPASGRVYHLAI, from the coding sequence ATGAAAACTTTAAAAATATTCATCATCATATTTGCGCTTTCTGTAACAGCAGCTCAAGCTCAATTTACCAAAGCCGAACTCCAGGTTAGCGGCCTTACCTGCGCCCTTTGCGCCAAATCAACCGAAAAAGCATTACGTACACTGCCGTTTATTGGCGAGATCAAAACCGATCTTATCCGTAACACTTACCTCATTACCTTTAAAAATGATGTGCCGGTAAATTTCGAGCAGATCAGCAAAAAGGTTCAGGGTTCGGGATTTTCGGTTAACAGCTTAAAAGCCACTTATAATTTTGCCAATACCAAAGTTGCCGAAAATACATTTAACTACGGGGGCGATACTTACCGCCTGCTTAACGCTGCCGATAAATCATTTACCGGTGATGTGAGCTTTACCGTGGTTGATAATGGCTTTGCCCCCAAATCGGTATCAAAAAAATACCTTGGCCAGGTTACCGACACTGCCCCTGCAAGTGGCCGCGTTTATCATTTAGCTATATAG
- a CDS encoding OmpA family protein: MRTLKLKVATLGIALATAGILGSGCNSLTKTQKGAAIGAGAGGTVGAFIGKAAGNTALGAIIGGAVGGTAGAFIGRNMDRQAAEIKQTVPGATVTREGEGILVKFDSGILFDTDKSDLKSAAQTNLQNLAASLQKNPETNITIIGHTDNTGSDSYNQTLSVKRADAVKSYLAAGNVASSRMTVTGKGESEPIADNTTADGRAQNRRVEITIVANEKMKEQAKQAAQ; this comes from the coding sequence ATGAGAACGCTTAAATTAAAAGTAGCCACCCTTGGTATAGCATTAGCTACAGCAGGCATATTAGGCTCAGGATGTAATTCACTTACCAAAACACAAAAAGGTGCTGCCATTGGCGCAGGTGCAGGTGGTACAGTAGGTGCATTTATTGGTAAAGCTGCCGGTAATACTGCATTAGGTGCTATTATAGGTGGTGCTGTTGGTGGTACCGCAGGTGCTTTTATCGGCCGTAACATGGACCGGCAGGCTGCCGAAATTAAACAAACAGTGCCAGGCGCCACAGTAACACGCGAAGGTGAAGGCATTTTGGTTAAATTTGATTCAGGTATTTTATTTGATACCGATAAATCAGATTTGAAATCTGCCGCTCAAACTAACCTGCAAAACCTCGCAGCTTCGCTACAAAAAAATCCGGAAACCAATATCACCATCATTGGCCATACCGATAATACTGGGTCTGACAGTTACAATCAAACCCTTTCGGTAAAAAGGGCAGATGCCGTAAAATCATACCTGGCTGCGGGCAATGTGGCCTCATCACGTATGACAGTGACCGGCAAAGGCGAAAGCGAACCAATTGCCGATAACACCACCGCCGATGGCCGTGCACAAAACCGCAGGGTTGAGATCACCATTGTGGCCAACGAAAAAATGAAGGAGCAGGCTAAACAGGCTGCCCAGTAA